A genome region from Blautia coccoides includes the following:
- a CDS encoding bifunctional adenosylcobinamide kinase/adenosylcobinamide-phosphate guanylyltransferase, translating to MITLVTGGSGSGKSAYAEDVLTGFGDCERIYIATMYPFDEESKKRVERHRRMRAEKKFTTIECYTGLKHVQVPKGACVLLECLSNLTANEMFQEDGAKERTVEAVLEGIASLEAQAAELVIVTNEIFSDGIEYDEETRRYQSYLGEINRETARRACQVTEVVYGIPLIYKSRTDKEDRMGETDHETE from the coding sequence ATGATAACTTTGGTGACAGGGGGAAGCGGAAGCGGAAAATCTGCCTATGCAGAGGATGTACTGACAGGCTTTGGTGACTGTGAGAGAATCTATATCGCTACCATGTACCCCTTTGATGAGGAGAGTAAAAAGCGTGTGGAACGCCACAGGCGTATGCGGGCTGAAAAGAAATTTACAACCATAGAGTGTTATACAGGTCTGAAGCATGTGCAGGTGCCGAAAGGCGCCTGTGTGCTTCTGGAGTGTCTGTCCAACCTGACGGCCAATGAGATGTTTCAGGAAGACGGCGCTAAGGAGAGGACTGTGGAGGCGGTTCTGGAGGGAATCGCCTCCCTGGAAGCCCAGGCAGCAGAGCTGGTGATCGTGACAAATGAAATTTTTTCAGACGGTATCGAGTATGATGAGGAGACCAGGCGGTACCAGAGTTACCTGGGGGAGATCAACCGGGAGACTGCACGCCGGGCCTGTCAGGTGACAGAGGTGGTGTATGGCATTCCCCTCATATACAAGAGTAGAACAGATAAGGAAGACAGGATGGGGGAAACAGACCATGAGACAGAGTAA
- the cobT gene encoding nicotinate-nucleotide--dimethylbenzimidazole phosphoribosyltransferase, with the protein MKLEEALKMIEPVNEEVMEECKKRWDSIAHPLHSLGKLEDLLVQITGITGCLDIHLEKKALVPMCADNGVVEEGVTQTGQEITALVAENFLQTKAVSSIMCKTVGAEIFPVDVGVAKDVSILNRKIAYGTKNMTKEPAMTREQAVQAIETGIEMVEMLKEKGYGIIATGEMGIGNTTTSSAVASVLLDMPVENMTGRGAGLSSEGLNRKINAIKKAVAVNKPDRKDAVDVVAKVGGFDIAAIAGLFLGGAALKIPVVIDGVISATGALVAAGICPTAKQYMIASHVSKEPAGHLLLEALGKEACLHCDMCLGEGTGAVAFFPLLDIAAAVFYGMSDFGGIGMDAYVPLD; encoded by the coding sequence ATGAAACTGGAAGAGGCTTTAAAAATGATCGAACCGGTCAACGAGGAAGTGATGGAGGAGTGTAAAAAACGCTGGGACAGTATTGCGCATCCCCTTCACAGTTTGGGCAAGCTGGAGGATCTTTTGGTACAGATCACAGGTATCACAGGATGCCTGGATATTCATCTGGAAAAGAAAGCGCTGGTTCCCATGTGTGCGGACAACGGCGTAGTTGAGGAAGGCGTGACTCAGACCGGACAGGAGATCACGGCACTGGTGGCAGAAAATTTCCTGCAGACAAAAGCAGTTTCCAGTATCATGTGTAAAACCGTCGGAGCAGAAATCTTCCCTGTAGATGTGGGCGTGGCAAAAGATGTAAGTATTTTAAACCGCAAGATTGCCTATGGGACAAAAAACATGACAAAAGAACCGGCCATGACAAGAGAGCAGGCGGTCCAGGCCATCGAGACGGGAATCGAGATGGTAGAAATGCTGAAAGAAAAAGGCTACGGAATCATTGCCACCGGAGAGATGGGAATCGGTAATACTACCACCAGCAGTGCTGTGGCTTCCGTGCTCTTGGACATGCCTGTGGAAAATATGACAGGGCGCGGCGCAGGTCTTTCAAGTGAGGGTCTGAACCGTAAGATCAATGCCATCAAAAAGGCGGTTGCTGTGAATAAACCGGATAGAAAGGATGCAGTTGATGTGGTGGCAAAGGTGGGAGGATTTGACATTGCTGCCATTGCGGGACTGTTTTTAGGCGGCGCGGCTCTTAAGATCCCTGTTGTGATCGACGGTGTGATCTCCGCCACAGGAGCCTTGGTCGCGGCCGGGATCTGTCCAACCGCAAAGCAATATATGATTGCCAGCCATGTATCAAAAGAGCCTGCGGGACATCTGCTTCTGGAAGCCCTGGGAAAGGAAGCCTGCCTGCACTGTGACATGTGCCTGGGAGAGGGAACCGGAGCCGTGGCGTTCTTCCCGCTTCTGGACATTGCCGCGGCTGTATTTTATGGAATGAGCGACTTCGGCGGCATCGGCATGGATGCCTATGTGCCATTAGACTAA
- a CDS encoding cobyrinate a,c-diamide synthase yields the protein MKIPRVLLCAGASGSGKTLITCGILQVLKNRGLKVASFKCGPDYIDPMFHSKVIGTKSRNLDTFFADRDVVRYLLAENSRDMDLALMEGVMGYYDGVGGTTSRASAYELANVTKTPAVLIVNCRGMSVSVLPYIKGFMEYRKDSRIAGVILNQMTAMLYPRVRKMIEEELSVPVLGYVPKVEECVLESRHLGLVMPEEVEGFREKLMKLAEILEQTLCIDRILEIAGGAPEISEDKPWKEDSAYEFCLPERIRIGVARDEAFCFVYEDNLKLLEQMGAEIVYFSPVHDKRLPEGLNGLIFYGGYPELLGKELEDNYTVRRAILTEYQRGIPIMAECGGFMYLHESMEDMDKNPCDGVGIIPGHAYRTEKLGRFGYVTLTQREGTVFGKNIGKSPAHEFHYFDSTSCGEDFLAEKPMSSRSWNCLHGSEHLLAGFPHFYYYGNPRLPQAFLEKCLEYRKMGK from the coding sequence ATGAAAATACCCCGCGTACTTCTTTGTGCCGGTGCCAGCGGCAGCGGCAAAACCTTGATCACCTGCGGAATTCTGCAGGTTTTGAAAAACCGCGGGCTGAAGGTGGCCTCCTTTAAGTGCGGGCCTGATTATATTGACCCTATGTTCCATTCAAAAGTCATTGGGACCAAGTCCAGAAACCTGGACACCTTCTTTGCAGACAGGGATGTGGTGCGGTATCTGCTGGCAGAAAACAGCCGTGACATGGACCTTGCGCTTATGGAGGGCGTCATGGGATATTACGACGGAGTGGGAGGGACCACCAGCAGGGCAAGCGCCTATGAACTGGCAAATGTGACAAAGACACCTGCAGTTTTGATCGTGAACTGCAGGGGCATGAGTGTGTCCGTACTCCCTTATATCAAGGGGTTCATGGAATACAGAAAAGACAGCCGGATCGCAGGTGTGATCCTGAATCAGATGACAGCCATGCTGTATCCCAGGGTCAGGAAAATGATAGAGGAGGAACTCTCGGTACCTGTTCTGGGATATGTGCCTAAGGTGGAGGAGTGTGTTCTTGAAAGCCGCCATCTGGGTCTTGTGATGCCTGAGGAGGTGGAAGGGTTCCGGGAAAAGCTCATGAAACTGGCAGAAATACTGGAGCAGACACTCTGCATAGACAGGATTTTAGAGATTGCAGGGGGTGCACCCGAAATTTCAGAGGATAAGCCATGGAAAGAGGACAGTGCTTATGAGTTCTGCCTTCCTGAACGGATAAGGATCGGTGTTGCCAGGGATGAGGCGTTTTGTTTTGTTTATGAGGACAATCTGAAACTGCTGGAGCAGATGGGCGCGGAAATTGTTTATTTTTCGCCGGTCCATGACAAAAGGCTTCCGGAAGGATTAAATGGTTTGATCTTTTACGGAGGGTATCCGGAGCTTCTGGGAAAAGAACTGGAAGATAATTACACGGTCCGCCGGGCAATCCTGACAGAATATCAGAGGGGAATCCCAATCATGGCAGAGTGCGGCGGTTTTATGTACCTGCATGAGTCCATGGAGGATATGGATAAAAATCCATGTGACGGTGTGGGAATCATACCGGGACATGCTTACAGGACAGAAAAACTGGGACGGTTTGGATATGTGACACTGACCCAAAGAGAGGGAACTGTATTCGGAAAAAATATTGGGAAGAGTCCCGCCCACGAGTTTCATTATTTTGATTCCACATCCTGTGGGGAGGATTTTCTGGCAGAGAAACCAATGAGCAGCAGGTCCTGGAACTGCCTGCATGGGTCTGAGCATCTGCTGGCAGGATTTCCGCATTTTTATTACTACGGTAATCCCAGGCTGCCGCAGGCGTTTCTGGAGAAATGTCTGGAATACAGGAAAATGGGGAAATAA
- the cobK gene encoding precorrin-6A reductase, translated as MCKVLVFAGTTEGRKIAEFLDSQSVPSHICVATEYGEELLPKSGHMTVSHTRLTEEDMEALMREIQADPVIDATHPYAAEVTKNIRSACEKAGCRYVRLLRGGREGDTKKDRAVYVSSVDEAAEFLKGTKGNVLVTTGSKEIAKYTVIPGYRERVYARVLSLADVAAQCAAHGFEGKNLICMQGPFSKEMNRAMIEQLDCKYLITKMSGATGGYQEKLDAAWETGCIPVVVGRPLLEEGITLSQCRGMLCSQFSLHPSQEISLVGIGVGSEDLMTSEARKVLKEAELVIGARRMVEAAAFEGQDTCMEYDSDKISRYIETHPEYEKIAVVLSGDVGFYSGARKLLEKLSGHNVRIVCGISSLVYFMGKIGRSWDDAFITSAHGRNANLTAAVRTHEKVFAILGSRDGVSLLAKKLLDYGMEQVRLFVGEQLSYEQEKIIAGYPKDFVSYTGDPLSVVYAENKAFVPDPATHGIRDEEFIRDKVPMTKEEVRTVSLAKLGLFKDSVCWDVGAGTGSVSVEMALRACEGRVYAIEKKSMAAELLQKNKVKFAADNLIVVEGEAPEALEQLEAPTHAFIGGSSGNMKSIMELLLRKNPRVRIVINCIAMESVAEALRCLKELPVTDTDVVQLSVGRAKKAGPYHMMMGENPITIISCTGEIR; from the coding sequence ATGTGTAAAGTTCTGGTGTTTGCAGGTACCACGGAAGGGCGTAAGATCGCAGAATTTCTGGACAGCCAGTCCGTACCGTCCCACATCTGTGTAGCGACAGAGTATGGGGAGGAACTGCTGCCAAAGAGCGGGCATATGACAGTCTCCCATACCCGCCTGACCGAAGAGGATATGGAGGCGCTCATGCGGGAGATACAGGCGGACCCGGTCATTGACGCAACCCATCCCTATGCGGCTGAGGTGACGAAAAATATCCGTTCTGCCTGTGAGAAAGCCGGATGCAGGTATGTAAGACTTCTGCGCGGCGGCAGAGAAGGTGATACGAAAAAGGACAGGGCAGTTTACGTCTCCAGTGTGGATGAGGCGGCTGAGTTCTTAAAAGGCACCAAGGGGAATGTGCTGGTCACAACCGGAAGCAAGGAGATCGCCAAATATACGGTGATCCCGGGATACAGAGAAAGAGTATATGCCAGGGTTCTCTCTCTGGCAGACGTGGCAGCCCAGTGTGCCGCGCATGGATTTGAAGGAAAGAATTTGATCTGCATGCAGGGGCCTTTTTCAAAAGAGATGAACAGAGCCATGATAGAGCAGCTTGACTGTAAATATCTGATCACAAAAATGTCGGGTGCCACCGGCGGATATCAGGAAAAACTGGATGCTGCCTGGGAGACGGGGTGTATTCCCGTAGTGGTTGGAAGGCCTCTTTTGGAGGAGGGGATTACCCTTTCCCAGTGCAGAGGAATGCTCTGTAGTCAGTTCTCTCTGCATCCGTCCCAGGAGATTTCCCTTGTGGGGATAGGCGTGGGCAGCGAAGATCTCATGACTTCGGAGGCTCGAAAGGTGCTGAAAGAGGCGGAACTGGTCATCGGCGCCAGGCGGATGGTGGAAGCCGCGGCCTTTGAGGGGCAGGATACCTGTATGGAGTATGACAGTGATAAGATCAGCAGGTACATAGAGACACATCCCGAATACGAGAAGATCGCTGTGGTATTGTCCGGGGATGTGGGCTTTTACAGCGGGGCAAGGAAACTGCTGGAGAAGCTTTCCGGGCATAACGTGAGGATCGTATGCGGAATCTCCTCCCTGGTTTATTTCATGGGGAAGATCGGCAGATCCTGGGATGATGCGTTTATCACCAGCGCCCATGGAAGAAATGCCAATCTCACGGCAGCGGTCCGTACCCATGAGAAGGTTTTCGCTATTCTGGGCAGCAGAGACGGCGTGTCTCTTCTGGCAAAAAAACTGCTGGATTACGGAATGGAGCAGGTGCGCCTGTTTGTAGGGGAACAGCTCTCCTATGAGCAGGAGAAGATCATTGCCGGTTATCCAAAAGATTTTGTCTCTTATACAGGAGATCCCCTGAGTGTGGTGTATGCGGAGAACAAAGCCTTTGTGCCGGATCCTGCCACTCATGGCATCCGGGACGAGGAATTTATAAGGGATAAAGTACCCATGACAAAAGAGGAGGTGCGCACCGTATCTCTTGCAAAACTGGGACTTTTCAAAGATTCCGTCTGCTGGGATGTAGGAGCCGGAACTGGGTCTGTCTCTGTGGAGATGGCCCTTCGGGCCTGTGAGGGAAGGGTCTACGCCATTGAGAAAAAATCTATGGCCGCGGAACTTCTTCAGAAAAATAAGGTGAAATTCGCTGCAGACAACCTGATCGTTGTGGAAGGGGAGGCACCCGAGGCGCTGGAGCAGTTGGAAGCGCCTACCCATGCGTTCATCGGAGGTTCCTCCGGGAATATGAAGTCCATTATGGAACTTCTGCTTCGCAAAAATCCCCGTGTGAGGATTGTGATAAACTGCATTGCCATGGAGAGCGTGGCGGAAGCGCTTCGCTGTTTAAAGGAGCTGCCGGTCACAGATACGGATGTGGTGCAGCTCAGTGTGGGAAGGGCAAAAAAGGCAGGCCCATACCATATGATGATGGGAGAAAATCCAATCACCATCATTTCCTGTACAGGTGAGATCAGATAG
- the cobJ gene encoding precorrin-3B C(17)-methyltransferase has translation MNKLYVVGIGPGAYEKMTIEAADALKNSDVIIGYTVYVDLVKDHFPGKEFLTTPMKKEVERCVMAFEEAMKGKTVSMICSGDAGVYGMAGLMYEVGTGYPGVELIIIPGVTAATGGAAVLGAPLIHDFCLISLSDLLTPWEKIETRLTDAAHGDFVVCLYNPSSKKRHDYLMKACDLMMKYKSEDTVCGIVGNIGREGEEMKVMTLKELRETKVDMFTTVFIGNSQTKEIGGRMVTPRGYKNV, from the coding sequence TTGAATAAATTATACGTGGTGGGCATCGGTCCGGGTGCCTATGAGAAGATGACGATCGAGGCAGCAGATGCCCTGAAAAACAGTGATGTGATCATTGGATATACCGTTTATGTGGACCTGGTAAAAGATCATTTTCCGGGTAAAGAGTTTTTAACAACACCTATGAAGAAGGAAGTGGAGCGCTGTGTCATGGCTTTTGAGGAGGCCATGAAAGGAAAGACAGTTTCTATGATCTGCAGCGGGGATGCCGGTGTATACGGCATGGCCGGCCTGATGTATGAGGTAGGTACAGGATATCCGGGTGTGGAGCTGATCATCATTCCCGGTGTCACCGCAGCAACCGGAGGAGCGGCAGTTCTGGGTGCGCCTTTGATCCATGACTTCTGTCTGATAAGTCTCAGCGATCTGCTGACGCCCTGGGAGAAGATCGAGACGAGACTGACGGATGCCGCACATGGGGATTTTGTTGTCTGCCTGTACAATCCGTCCAGTAAAAAGCGACATGATTACCTGATGAAAGCCTGTGACCTGATGATGAAATATAAATCAGAAGATACAGTGTGCGGAATCGTGGGCAATATCGGAAGAGAAGGGGAAGAGATGAAGGTCATGACCCTGAAAGAGTTAAGGGAGACAAAAGTGGATATGTTTACCACGGTCTTCATCGGCAATTCCCAGACAAAGGAGATCGGCGGCAGAATGGTGACACCGAGAGGCTATAAAAATGTGTAA
- a CDS encoding cobalt-precorrin 5A hydrolase → MKVSIISFSRAGYRLSEMLYWVMKERGYEVESYTKSKYTKKVMDESQLEVDDRAFRNVKQFAKPVDASIKEWAGMRFQDSDAIVFVGACGIAVRSIAPFVTSKKIDPAVIVVDEQGGFAISLLSGHIGGANELTEEIADIIHATPVITTATDINKKFAVDVFARKNGCYISDMDLAKEISAALVDGKEVGFASDFPWIGDIPSELILLDEEKEKPEIGIYVTDNYQKHPFVHTLYLVPRVVTVGVGCKKDTPKETVERVIRRACDELLLPSVSMERVASIDLKKEEAGIIGYCQDRNLPFVTFTKEELALVEGTFAESKFVEEVTGVDNVCERSAVLGSSQDGVKSMLILRKYAEDGVTVALARRKWSVHFE, encoded by the coding sequence ATGAAAGTTTCCATTATCAGCTTCAGCCGCGCAGGATACCGCCTGAGCGAAATGCTCTACTGGGTGATGAAGGAGCGCGGATATGAGGTGGAGTCATATACAAAGAGCAAATATACAAAAAAAGTCATGGACGAGTCACAGCTTGAGGTGGACGACAGAGCTTTCCGCAATGTAAAGCAGTTTGCCAAACCTGTGGACGCCTCCATTAAAGAATGGGCCGGTATGCGGTTCCAGGATTCGGATGCTATTGTGTTTGTGGGAGCCTGCGGGATCGCTGTGCGCAGTATAGCCCCCTTTGTGACCAGCAAGAAAATAGACCCGGCAGTTATTGTAGTGGACGAACAGGGAGGCTTTGCCATTTCCCTACTGTCCGGACATATTGGCGGAGCAAACGAACTCACAGAGGAAATTGCTGATATCATTCACGCCACACCGGTTATCACCACGGCGACGGATATCAATAAAAAATTTGCAGTGGATGTGTTTGCCAGAAAAAACGGGTGCTATATTTCTGATATGGATTTGGCAAAAGAAATCTCTGCAGCGCTTGTAGACGGGAAGGAAGTTGGTTTTGCCAGTGATTTCCCGTGGATAGGAGATATCCCTTCGGAACTTATCCTGCTGGATGAGGAGAAAGAAAAGCCGGAAATCGGTATCTATGTGACTGACAACTACCAGAAGCATCCCTTTGTCCATACCCTTTATCTGGTGCCTAGAGTGGTGACCGTGGGAGTGGGATGTAAAAAAGATACTCCTAAGGAAACAGTGGAGCGGGTCATCCGCAGAGCCTGCGATGAACTGCTGCTGCCCTCTGTGTCCATGGAGCGGGTGGCAAGTATAGATCTGAAAAAAGAGGAGGCAGGCATCATAGGATACTGCCAGGACAGGAATCTGCCGTTTGTCACTTTTACAAAGGAGGAACTGGCATTGGTGGAAGGTACCTTTGCAGAGTCAAAATTTGTGGAAGAGGTGACAGGTGTTGACAATGTCTGCGAGCGAAGCGCGGTTCTCGGCAGCAGCCAGGACGGTGTGAAGAGTATGCTGATTTTAAGAAAATACGCGGAGGACGGGGTGACCGTTGCTCTTGCCAGAAGGAAATGGAGTGTGCATTTTGAATAA
- the cobM gene encoding precorrin-4 C(11)-methyltransferase: protein MIHFVGAGSGAPDLITLRGKKFLEEADIIIYAGSLVNPQLLEYAGEGCEIYNSAKMTLEEVLDVMRRAEKENKMTVRLHTGDPCLYGAIREQMDVLDEEKIAYDYCPGVSSFCGAAAALDLEYTLPNVSQSVVITRMAGRTPVPEKESIESFAAHHATMVVFLSTGLLEELSKRLIAGGYTADTPAAIVYKATWEDEKSFVCTVGTLAETARKNNITKTALMIIGDVVAHNGYDRSKLYDPGFTTEFRKGTDSI from the coding sequence ATGATACATTTTGTTGGTGCGGGCAGTGGTGCCCCTGATTTGATCACTTTGAGAGGAAAGAAATTTCTGGAGGAAGCGGATATCATCATCTATGCGGGTTCCCTGGTGAACCCCCAGCTTCTTGAATATGCAGGAGAGGGCTGTGAGATATATAACAGCGCAAAAATGACCCTGGAGGAAGTTCTGGATGTTATGCGCAGGGCTGAGAAAGAGAATAAAATGACAGTGCGCCTCCACACAGGAGATCCCTGTCTGTACGGTGCCATCAGAGAGCAGATGGATGTGCTGGACGAAGAGAAGATTGCCTATGATTACTGCCCTGGGGTAAGTTCTTTCTGCGGAGCGGCTGCAGCTCTAGATCTGGAGTATACTCTGCCGAATGTATCACAGAGTGTGGTCATAACAAGAATGGCAGGCAGAACACCGGTGCCGGAGAAAGAGAGCATAGAGTCCTTTGCGGCACATCATGCAACCATGGTGGTATTTCTGAGCACTGGTCTTTTGGAGGAACTTTCCAAGCGCTTGATCGCAGGGGGATATACTGCAGATACACCGGCGGCGATCGTGTACAAAGCCACCTGGGAGGATGAGAAATCCTTTGTATGTACAGTGGGCACCCTGGCCGAGACTGCCAGAAAGAACAATATCACCAAGACGGCTCTTATGATCATCGGTGATGTAGTGGCACACAACGGATATGACCGTTCCAAATTATATGATCCCGGTTTTACAACAGAATTCAGAAAGGGTACGGATTCCATATGA
- the cobI gene encoding precorrin-2 C(20)-methyltransferase: MKGKLFGLGVGPGDPELLTLKALRLIRESEVIAVPGNDVKESVAYKIVKGAYEDLDKKELIPIAMPMTKDPKVLEANHDKAADDVENWLKEGKNVAFLTLGDPTVYSTYLYVHKRIVERGYEAEIVSGITSFCAVAARLNMGLVEMAEPLHVIPATYNADTMDDILKLPGTKVLMKTGKKLKQVRESILESGQAAVMIEDCGMPTEKIYTSAEEIPEQSGYYSLIIAKEKKTL, translated from the coding sequence ATGAAAGGTAAATTATTTGGATTAGGGGTGGGACCGGGAGATCCGGAACTGCTGACACTCAAGGCACTTCGTCTGATCAGGGAGAGCGAAGTGATCGCTGTACCGGGCAATGACGTAAAGGAGAGTGTGGCCTACAAGATAGTAAAGGGCGCTTATGAAGATCTGGACAAAAAAGAACTGATCCCCATTGCCATGCCTATGACAAAAGACCCGAAGGTTTTGGAGGCAAATCACGACAAGGCTGCGGATGATGTGGAGAACTGGCTGAAAGAAGGAAAAAATGTAGCCTTTTTGACCCTGGGAGATCCCACTGTGTATTCCACTTATCTCTATGTACATAAAAGAATCGTGGAGCGGGGATATGAGGCAGAGATTGTTAGCGGCATTACCTCCTTCTGCGCAGTGGCAGCCAGACTGAATATGGGGCTTGTGGAAATGGCAGAGCCGCTTCATGTGATCCCTGCCACATATAACGCGGATACCATGGATGACATCTTAAAGCTTCCGGGAACAAAAGTGCTGATGAAGACAGGTAAGAAACTGAAACAGGTGCGTGAAAGCATACTGGAAAGCGGACAGGCAGCAGTTATGATCGAAGACTGCGGCATGCCCACAGAAAAAATATACACAAGTGCAGAGGAAATACCGGAACAGTCCGGATACTATTCCCTGATCATTGCAAAGGAGAAGAAGACATTATGA
- the cbiD gene encoding cobalt-precorrin-5B (C(1))-methyltransferase CbiD: MTHKTGLEDYYIIRNNKKMRFGYTTGTCAAAASKAAAQMLLSGEEIREIPFLTPKGILLNLEILHIEKGEDFVSCAVRKDAGDDPDMTDGLEIFSIVKKIRDSKIVLDGGPGVGRVTKKGLEQPVGNAAINKVPRSMILKAVEDVCSEYDYEGGLEIIISVPKGEEAARKTFNPRLGIQGGISILGTSGIVEPMSESALIKTIEVEMRQRIENGSRFLLVTPGNYGSAYLKEHMDLPLEEAMKCSNYVGETIDMAVSMGVEGILFVSHIGKFIKVAAGIMNTHSRCADARAEVLAANAMRAGISAKTALDILNTVTTDEALVLIEREGKLQDTIKEVTDRISYYLHHRAYDRMKLGAVIFSNEFGYLGETKKAGELMALIREQNTKEE; encoded by the coding sequence ATGACACATAAGACTGGTCTGGAAGACTATTATATCATCAGGAATAATAAGAAAATGCGTTTCGGCTATACCACCGGAACATGCGCAGCCGCGGCTTCAAAGGCTGCCGCGCAGATGCTGTTGTCAGGAGAGGAGATCCGGGAGATTCCCTTTCTGACGCCAAAAGGAATTTTGCTGAATCTGGAAATTCTGCATATAGAAAAGGGAGAGGATTTTGTATCCTGTGCTGTGCGCAAGGATGCGGGAGATGACCCGGATATGACAGATGGACTGGAAATATTTTCCATCGTAAAGAAGATCAGGGACTCCAAAATTGTGCTGGACGGCGGCCCCGGTGTGGGGCGTGTTACAAAAAAAGGCCTGGAACAGCCGGTGGGAAATGCGGCGATCAACAAAGTGCCCCGCAGTATGATCTTAAAAGCAGTGGAGGATGTCTGTTCTGAATATGATTATGAAGGCGGCCTGGAAATCATTATAAGCGTTCCAAAAGGGGAAGAGGCAGCCAGGAAGACTTTTAATCCGAGGCTTGGCATTCAGGGCGGTATCTCTATTCTGGGTACTTCCGGTATTGTGGAACCCATGAGTGAGAGCGCACTGATAAAAACCATAGAAGTGGAAATGCGGCAGAGGATAGAAAACGGCAGCCGCTTTCTTCTGGTGACTCCCGGTAATTACGGCTCTGCATATCTGAAGGAGCATATGGACCTTCCCCTTGAGGAAGCCATGAAATGCAGCAACTACGTAGGTGAGACCATCGACATGGCAGTTTCTATGGGCGTGGAAGGCATTCTTTTTGTTTCCCATATTGGAAAATTCATAAAAGTGGCAGCAGGTATCATGAACACCCATTCCCGCTGTGCAGATGCCCGGGCAGAGGTTTTAGCTGCCAATGCCATGCGGGCAGGAATATCTGCAAAAACCGCACTGGATATTTTGAACACAGTCACAACGGATGAAGCATTAGTTCTCATTGAAAGAGAGGGAAAGCTGCAGGATACCATAAAGGAGGTAACAGACAGGATTTCCTATTATCTGCATCACCGTGCGTATGACAGGATGAAGCTGGGCGCTGTGATCTTTTCAAATGAATTCGGTTATCTGGGAGAAACTAAAAAGGCCGGGGAACTGATGGCGCTCATAAGAGAACAGAATACAAAAGAAGAGTAG